In one window of Nocardia brasiliensis DNA:
- a CDS encoding FtsK/SpoIIIE domain-containing protein: MSGILGTLAVGGSVVAPAGLIWLARRDLPGTKKPKPQTVAQIVDDAAPELRTAVSILADPLQTNLMLAALGLGSAEGGFPKLERYDYTRYGIQVDLVMLGGQSLADWSKDEKLQQFATYLAVPKVTASSPAPSWVRLQVRAFDTLVSPATRPEVIPNGVDLEAVPVGVTEDGDMWRLRVLYAHILIAGAMGSGKGSVLWSLLAGVGPAIKAGLVDVRLGDPKGGAEFGRGEDRLFTRFCVDGASILGMLDEAVKEMDERAVRMRRAGLRKLVPTIDEPLILIIIDEAAALSSYATREEQEEFRRLTGLLLSKGRAVAVSVVAALQDPSKETMPNRQLFPVRIGLRLDEPTQNAMVHGQGARDRGARCDEISEHTPGVGYVGQDGTRGFVRVRAFWVDDDAADAIVEAFSPAPVITGPTEDYSGFDPDDLGDEDGDAAGVAA, translated from the coding sequence ATGAGCGGGATTCTCGGAACTCTTGCCGTGGGTGGCTCGGTGGTGGCGCCTGCGGGGCTGATCTGGCTGGCTCGCCGGGACCTGCCCGGTACGAAGAAGCCGAAGCCGCAGACGGTCGCGCAGATCGTGGACGATGCCGCACCTGAGTTGCGTACCGCTGTCTCGATCCTGGCTGATCCGCTGCAAACCAACCTGATGTTGGCCGCGCTGGGTCTCGGTTCGGCCGAGGGTGGTTTTCCCAAGCTCGAACGCTACGACTACACCCGCTACGGGATTCAGGTTGACCTGGTGATGCTCGGCGGTCAGTCGCTGGCGGACTGGTCCAAGGACGAGAAGTTGCAGCAGTTCGCCACGTATTTGGCGGTGCCGAAGGTGACAGCGTCGTCGCCCGCTCCGTCGTGGGTTCGTCTCCAGGTGAGGGCGTTTGACACTCTCGTCTCCCCGGCAACGAGGCCGGAGGTGATCCCCAATGGTGTGGATCTGGAGGCGGTCCCGGTCGGTGTTACCGAGGACGGCGACATGTGGCGGTTGCGGGTGCTCTACGCACACATCCTGATCGCTGGTGCGATGGGTTCGGGCAAGGGCAGCGTGTTGTGGTCGCTGCTGGCCGGTGTGGGTCCGGCGATCAAGGCCGGGCTGGTGGATGTGCGTCTGGGTGATCCGAAGGGCGGGGCGGAGTTCGGGCGTGGTGAGGACCGGTTGTTCACCCGTTTCTGTGTCGACGGTGCCTCGATCCTGGGCATGCTCGATGAAGCGGTCAAGGAGATGGACGAGCGGGCGGTGCGGATGCGCCGGGCTGGTCTGCGCAAGCTCGTTCCCACTATCGATGAACCGTTGATCCTGATCATCATCGATGAAGCTGCGGCTTTGTCGTCGTATGCGACCCGTGAGGAGCAGGAGGAGTTCCGGCGCTTGACCGGGCTGCTGCTGTCGAAAGGCCGCGCGGTCGCGGTGTCGGTGGTGGCGGCGTTGCAGGACCCGTCGAAAGAGACGATGCCCAACCGGCAACTGTTCCCGGTCCGGATCGGGCTGCGCCTGGACGAGCCGACACAGAACGCGATGGTCCACGGTCAGGGTGCCCGGGATCGGGGTGCGCGCTGTGACGAGATCAGCGAACACACACCCGGTGTCGGTTACGTCGGCCAGGACGGCACACGCGGGTTCGTGCGAGTGCGGGCGTTCTGGGTCGACGACGACGCAGCCGATGCCATTGTCGAGGCGTTCTCTCCGGCTCCGGTGATCACCGGTCCCACTGAGGATTACAGCGGGTTCGACCCTGATGACCTCGGCGACGAGGACGGCGATGCTGCGGGGGTGGCGGCGTGA